catctccataaagcttgtcatcAGAAGGAaacatgaagtgctctaaaatgtcctggtagatggctgcgctGACTGTGgaattcagaaaacacagtggaccaacaccagcagatgccatggcagcccaactcatcactgactgtggaaactgaaaacacaggacttcaagcaacgtggattctgtgcctctccactcttcctccagactctgggaccttgatttccaaatgacaatcaaaattgatttttatctgagaagaggactttggaccactgagcaacagtccagttcttttggcttgacacgaggaaagccacatttgtagcccatgtctaggattcgtcTGTACGTActggctcttgatgcgctgactccagcctcagtccactccttgtgaagctccccaaAATCtctgaatggattttgcttgacaatcctctcaaggctgtggatatcccttatgctggtgcaccttttcctaccacactttttccttccactcaactttctatgaatatgctttgatacagcactctgtgaacaagcagcttctttagcaatgaccttttgtggcttaccctccttgtggagggtgtcaatgactgtcttctggacatctgtcaagtctgcagttttccccatgattgtgtagcctactgacccagactgagagaccatttaaaggctcaggaaaccgttgcaggtgtttggagttcattatctgattagggtgtgacaccaagACTTTCcaatattaaactttttcacaatattctaattttctgagacactaaattttgggttttcattgtCTCTAAGccatcatcatcaacatttcaagcaataaaggcttgaaatatttcactctatgtgtaatgggtctatataatatatgggttacactttctgaaatgagttaCAAAAAATACtcaactttttcatgatattctaattttttgaaatGTACATGTATACCTCCTTAGTTATCCTCTACAATAAACAACACCTGCTGTAGTGAATTCAGTTTAGGACACATTTATCACATCATATTTATTACCCCAAATCACTGTGTATCATCATACGTATGGTATTGTGGCCTCTGTATCGGGATACGTATCGTGAGGCTGGGGAAATACCAAACCCTAATGCAAAGACACCTGAGTCTTGAAGGTCCATTCActggtaaatcagtattcctgtCTGCTATTCCACCATGAAGACAATCAAGCTTACGCATGTGTAAAAATTACTTGTGCCTTTTGAAAAAGCATCACCTGTGCAATCAAGGTTCTGGCTTTCGAATTGAGTGCTGATAATAAGCTAGATGGTCCCTATCCTCTTTCACTGTAAGGATGTGACATCCATTATTTTAAAACCGATGGTCACAAATTTTTACTCATGAAACACCTCAGTCCATCTTAAAATGACCTTGGGCCGTGTAAAGGCAGGGACATTTCTGGATCTGCTTAGCATACATTTCCCTCTTTGTTTAAGAGTGTCAGATTGCATTTGTGAATGCAGCATTTTCTTTTTGCGCTCAGagcttttccagtcttttgttgccactgtcccaacttttctgaaaGGTAGTGACATAAATTTTCAATCTGGCTTATTGCCCCCCGCAAAAACAGTTACATTTCTCAACATTTCATATGCAGTCTTTGTGCTACTTTTCATTACAAATGGGGGTTCAATGTTTTGAACATCATCACATCCTGTGTTATTTGCATTTCATAACATGTCCTAACTTTTTAGGAAATTTGGTTGTTTGTAAATGAACAAACTCTGACGAAAGCTTCCATACGCTGATATTTTTTCAGTCtcttaaagtaaaaacattaaagcCGTATGTTTTCTCTTGTTAGTGCTTCACTGTATTTCAGCTCATCATAAACCCATGTACTAGTATAATATGTAAATGCTCTCAGTAAGCTGCTGTGCGAGCTGTCCAACAGGGGTGGTGCTGAAAAGCAGGAGCTAGGCCTAGCATCCTCATGTATGACAACAGGCCTTTAAAACATATCCACACGCAAACATGTCATAAACACTACTAATATATACCCGGAGTATCTCCCTGCTTTAGACAAAGACGAGGAACTGCGTGTACATTTCACGCACAAAGCGAGCACACGGCTGTTATTTGACACTACGACCAAATCACGGTGAGGGATTCAGGACCACAGTAAGAAAAGCAGCTACAAATCACGGGCCTGTTAGCAAACAAAGTTCAGTTTGACAGggcttttgtgtttcatttagaAGTTAAAAGACAGGAAAGCACAACTATACAGCTGTACTCCCCCCGCCATTAGCTAGCTTGGTATATCTCCCGTCTGCATGACAAATAACATCGGCGTCAAGCGGCAGGTAGCTCCGTACCTTTTGTAGTCGGAGGAGAAAATCCCTCCGCTTGCCGGGTCGTGACCATATTCAGGCTCCCCGACGCTGGACGAGCCCCCCTTCTCGTCGTTGAAAGCAGAGCTAGAGGACATTGCGGCGGCTTTCTTTCTGTTGTGtgtcttttttccctctcccccaagcagagcagagatgAAGATTTAGTGCGGAGGGCAGCAGGATATACGGCTCTTAAAGGCACACGAGCACACGACCGTTATCTCTGAGAGATGCTCGCGCGGAGGGGGCCACTGGGTGGAGGGTTGATTCTCCTCTTACGTCATTTTGTAGTCCTATCACCCGGAAGTGTTTGTCAAATCCAGCTTCAATCTGCATAAGTAAAAAGAGTAAAGGAATATTACACTCGAGAAAAGTATAGTTACTTTAGTTTAAACTTACCCAAGTAGAAGACATTACTAGTCTCTAAATCTAAGTGAAGTGAATGTGCCTCAATTGATTGTAATATAAAGTAGGCATGTGCTTAAACAATCAGTGTCATCGTGCACACCTTGCTGATGCATATATAGATACAAATTTTACAGAACTGATATGACCCTTTTGACTGCAGTATTAATATATACAGTACCCCCTGAAAGAAACAGGAGAGCCGTTTTATGCAGAAGTGAAGCAAAGCCATCCTTACAAATTCAAGTGGCCTTAGAGTAATGTGAAACCATAACACTActtaaaaaagaatgaaaaacaacagcaagcaAGGCTACAGAGATCTGCATGTacgtctcaaaaaattagagtaTCATAAAAAGGTTCAATATGTATTTTGggattaccaatgctgttaatttagggcagctgtggcataaaccttactttgggagGTGGTCTAAtatgttaagcactgtatatacacaCGCGCACACAGAGTATGGCTTTATACCTTTCTCTCCCAGTTTTGCTTGGAGCTAAAGAAACTGATCTTAagataataaatgatatttACCCCTGTAATGAATTTCTTAGACAAAgatttaatgttgaaaaatctGTTGTACATTTTGTGAATCTGAAATTGAAACCTTAAAACATCTAATTTTTCAGTGTGAATATGGGAGAACCTTCTGGGGAGGAAGTTAATGAAATCCTAGAGCAGCTGATGTTAAACTTTTACAACTGTGCCATCAGCAGTGCTTTGACCTATGGATTTTTAGTGTGGTTTTCCAGCTGCACTGAGGCTGATCAGCAGGCACTCCAGTGGATGGTAAAAACAGCAGGGAAGGTCATTGGGACGACTCTTCCAGAGATCAGCCATCTACACCACCCGCTGTCTGAGGAGAGTGTACAACATCATGCGTGATCAACACCATCCGGCACATCACCTGTTCCACCTGCTGCCCTCAGGTAGAAGGCACAGGTCTACACGGGCCTGAACCACCAGACTGGCTCACAGCCTGTATCCTCAGGCAGTGAGGCTGCTAAACAGTTGTCCCCCTCTCTGCCCCATCCAGAAACACTCACCATTCCCCACTGTTAAAGCTGACTAACTGTTACATCACTCAAATAACTGTCTGTATGTTCTCTCTGTGTGTTGAAATGCCCTCTATATGCTGCAGTACCACTGTTactgttgtttacatttgtgcCTGCACTAAATAAATTATTGTATGGTACTGTGTATAGTGTGCTAATTTTACACAGtgcacaggaaaatctggggagtaatttgtccagagtaaaaaatgttttactcaaACGTAAtaaaatttactcttttttgagtgtatttattaccagccactgccagagttggagtaaaagcacagagtaaattctgctggaaTAAAACTTTCACCACACTCACTTAAGTTCCAGCTCAGTTGGCGTCATTCATGGacagtcacagctgcagcttgttAGGTGACtcagctgcagctaatccttTGCAATCAAgacctcctcacctggtgatgaactttcagacacctgtgtactacagcttctaatcaggtaacctggcttctcttcaacctttgataatctAGTGATTTAAGGTGAGTTTTTGCAttgtctaactccattttgtcctcttttttttgcagtgtctctATCTCACTGCCAGTGATtctgccaaccaccagccaCCTCACCatcattttcactgtttttgtcaaataaacttctttaacctTACTGCCTCATCTCATGCTCTGCTCCTGGATCCTTGTCATATGTTCATATGTACAATTGTAATATAAGAACACTAAGTCTAATACATATAAGCAAAAAAACCCTCTTGTTGTCATGCCCTTTATAGGTGGAAAGGCAGAATTATCTATTAAGAGGAAATGTAGCTCTTTATAAAGAGAAAGATTGATCTATTTAGAGTAAGATACAGTTCTACATTAGTGTTACTCAATTGTAAATGGAGGAGAAATTGTACCATAAGGAGTGGAGAACATTTCCAagaggaatgaaaaacagctatGAAAGAACTAAATATCAATTTATATTGAGAAAAACAGCTCTATAATGAGTAAACTATGGTCTGAATTTCTCTGTAGTGAGTACAattgctgtagagttgtttttattttgttcattgtggagtacataatcatcatttagagttaaatcaaaacactttttagagttaaaacaactctgaaaatattactctgcaagcagagtaaattttactccaaatcGACTTggaccaaatgttatatttttcagagtaaaattttattcaatttgagtaaaatttactcaggtaaatttactgtgtgGGTGTTTAAGGGACTTAGGGATTGCaccttttttgcactttattaCATCTCCTGCTGTTATATTGTTATATTTATTatgacaatgacaataaacgattgattgattgattgattgattgggaTCTTTTCAAAACTGGATATCTGAAAGAGACTCGGGTTCGCCCAGTCTAATTTATGATCTcattaaatttgatgttttaatggaggatagaaaaggtgaaaacatgTATAATACCATCAATATTCTGGCCAAACAATATATAtacaaatgagataaaaaaaatgagacctttattttgtgtcttCATGAATTCATGAGTTcacaaacttaaaacaaaacaaaacaaaaaaaccccactaaaatacattaaaactaAACGAGCATTGGATGTAAACAATTCTATAGATGCTTTAACCCAGGACTAGacctctgattttttatctatttttattttttaactttctcttCTCCCATGTGGTTTCTGTTCTCTGTATGAAATGTTCCTTGGTCTGAAATGTTGGCagtattttttgtcacaaaTGTAACTTCCAGATTTTgattatgaataaataaataaataaaacccttTTGGATCAAACCAACTGCATCGGGTGTCTGATGTTTAAGGTATAATTATTCGGGGTATCCCCCACCTATAATTAGGTGGGGGATTCCCcgaattaaaatattttctatcATGACAACAAAGTACACAGAATAAAAAAGCATCTGATAATATTAACATGTTGAGGGGGAactaatgttttaaaatttgggGGGGCTGAAGCCATTTTGAATGGGCATGACGCTCCTGGTTTGGGGAATTCAGAGCTGCACTAAGCAGCGCTGAGCGTCacgttaccatggcaacaagaTACAAACTTTAGGCGCTACTACGTCGTTAAAATTAATGATTTTACTCCTGTATATTTCTGGATACAAATCGTTTTCTTTTGCTGTAAGgggaaacagaaagaaaaaatgaactCCCAAgcgaagaagaaaaagaaaggcaGCATGGAGCTTGACTCGTGAGTTTCACCAGGTTACAACTTTACATTTCTATGTCGAGGAACAACTTTCTCTAGTTAGCAGGCTCACGCTTAGTTAGCAAGCTAACCGTTAGTTAGCCTTTGTGTTCACTGGAGTTAGCATATCTTGactgttttgtattgttttgacTCCCAGGTCTTCACGACTTTTGACAAATTCAGTATCAGGGATGCACAAGGTTGTTATGAGTTCAAGACACAAATGGAGTCTCACAAGTTCATACACCCGAAAAGGATCCATCCTGGCCGGTCCAAGAGGCAGCAAGCTGAGTGTCCTGGATGATGGGGAGGAAGCTCCTGAACCTGTCAAGGTAACAGAAGTCAGAAATACTGACAGTAAAAGTAGTCAAACCTATCGGTTTCACAGCAGTACTGTATATAAGGGTATTATAGTAATTGGTACAATAATGTCTAACTTGCAgggcattcagaaagtatttggACCCCctaacttttttcagtttttgctatgttgcagcctgataatACAGTCTAGAAGAATATGTTTTATTCTTATAGTAGTAGTAACATCTCAGTAAAGATTGAGATAAATGGGCAACGGCCAAGCTAAATTGTAAGTGTTGTTACAaagtgatatttcattttttaatttttctaatatatttgcaaatatttaataaattctgttttcactttgtcatgatgggtagagtaatgggaataaaaatgacattttcgactgtagcatcaggctgcagaaTCCTTTCTGAATATACACTGTACCTGTGATTGATATATGAGCTGATTAAGGTGGTGCCAATGTAGGCTATTATATATACCGCTGTGGAGACAAATCTCCAATTACTGTTATAAATTCTAAAAATAGAACTACTACCTAAAGAACATAATTCTGGTTAAGGATACATTTTCCCTGCAGTGCAGTGACATGGAAATATGTTAATAGGAACTGGGTGTGTATGGGCAATGAGAAATTGCCCCAGTACTTGAACTATAAGTTTAGTACCAGAGCACATGTTTTTGGTTATTTGGCTATCACTTAAACTTAACATTTGACTGTCTAActagtaaaagtcaaaataaaacctAGATTAACAAAGGAGGAAAATTACAATCATTAAAGGGGTTCTATAATTTACACTGATGAATGTATTTTGTGTATATAAAGTTGGCCTTTAAAAGACTGAGATAAGACAGAACACAAGGTTTCTTTTACTCTCACATATATCCAGTAGTCTTCTCTCTCAAAACTAACTGAATATCCAGTTTTATTGTAAATCCATGTTGGTCCaaaactgacttgaagagggctCGGTCATATAGTCCTTTCCTGGCTGAGGATGTGGTTCCTGTCTTTCCAGGTCTTGGATGATGATGGAAATGATGTTACTCCTCAGCCCCTGTATCAAGACAACCAAGGGGAGAGGATTAAACAAGTGAAAACCTTCTTGGATGAACTCTGCTTTTCCTCCTTTAATCTGCCCACTGCCAGGTACTAAGGGCTAACTTTATACACATTCTGATAAGATGTTTGAACAGAAGCTGCCATTTGTTTCATTTACACACATTTAGTCATAGGTTAGAAAATACAGCTTTTTGAGGTATAATTGTTTCCACACTAAAAGTATTACTTACTAATAcatttacaggtgcatctaaaataAACTGAATATCAGGTAAAAGTTCATATTTTCCTGCGATTTACTTTTGAAAATTAAACTTCTATGAATTCTGGATTATcccatacaaaataaaatatttcaagtctttttttgttttaatattgatgCTTACGGCTTAAAGATCACAAAACCCTAAAATTCACTTAGTACACACAACCATAATCACTCGGGGAGACTGCTGCCCTGACTATTGTCTaaaagacaatcactgacacccttcacaaagagagtaagccacagaaggtcgcTGCTAAAAGGGCAGGCATGTAGTCAAAGTGCTgcatcaaagcatattcatggaaagttgataGGAAGTGTGGTAAGTAAAAGGTgtacaagcaacagggatgagcgcAACCTTCAGAcaattgtcaaacaaagcagattgaAGAACTTCTGGGAGCTTCACAAAGAGCGGACTGACTCTGGAGTCAGTGTTTCAaaagccaccacacacagacatgtgggaatgggctacaagtgtcaCGTTCCTGTTGTCAGGCAACTCCTGGAttacagaaaatgttttcacaaCTCACCTAGGCTAAGGGGAAAAGAACTGAACTGTTGCTTAGTGGTCCAAAGGATGAAAGCACATTTTGAATTCCCTGTTAAAATTAACAAGCTTAAGGCTGCCATCAGAGCAATCTGGGCTTCATAATAACCCAGCAGTgtcacagactgattggctccatatGTAGGATAGATGCATTagttcatgcaaaaggagcacCAACTAATTACAGACTGCATAAGTGAGCATAATTTTCTAGAAAGAAAACATCTCcctattataaatccttttttggactaatattttttgatattctaatattttgagatggtggatttcttatttttgtgaaCTTTAACacgtaatcatcaagattaaaacaaaaagttttcaaatatttcaatttgtatgagatgaatctagaagtTTCACCTTTTGAAGTAATTTACAGCAAAAGATGAACTTCTCACAATATTCCAATTATTTTTAGCTGCAGCTGGTTAAGTTTAGCTTGTTCTGTCTTTTATTCCATATGGTGGCCATGCATGACAAAATTTTTCTTCTCAGGCCAcaagaatttgtttttttaaacatttttgcagccCATCCTCAAGCATGAGAGCATCAATGACTAAGGAGAGTGAAGATAGTGTACCAGAGGTACCACCACTGCCTCCAGCTCGATTGGGTGACTATTCTTCCTTATTAGTATTTCGTGTTTATTCTCACTATCATCCTTCTTTAACAATGTTTCCTCCTGGTAATAATCGCGGCCCTAAattgtcatcattttttccatAAAGTGTCATattgttaaagaaatattggcatatgcatctgaatttaaattttttagcatgacaaaaatcatttttggttTGCATACTATTTTTCATTTGCAAATCTTAGTGGCATATCATGTAAGGATTGGTCAGTACTTATactaaaattattattattttttatttttctgctggagaaagaaaaaagaggcagtGATGAGGAAGAGGTGACAGAGGAGATGCTGGATGAGATGGTGGATATATATATTACAGAGACAGATACCATTGTCCTTCTGGATATACCTCCCACCTATGtatcagaggatgctgaggaaGCAGAAGCTATTAAGTGAGTCAAATCCCCTGCTTGTTagattttgtaaatatttaaagtaaGACCTAGGACTGAAGGattttggtgaaaaaatggtttgaGACATATTTTCTTTCTGCGATATGACTGCATTATGAAAGAAAGAACAAGAAGTTATCCAAATAGATGATGCAAGCTAATATACAGTAGACTTAAACTGCCAACATTATCCAACACTTATATTAACACTTGAAGTGTAAAAATCCACAGTAGTTAAAGCTATTTGCAGCATGTAtctcttaaattaaaaataaatcttaactGGGTCAAATTGATCTGAGTCTGGCTGACAGCCAGCTTGATTTTAATCTAGTTACATTGAGCATTATGTTCAGGCCTCCACTCAACAGCTAAAAAGAGCATGtacacaataaaaatgaatactTGCTGGCTGAAAAAAGCATTGCATGCTTATGTAAAGAGCTACCCCATTTATTTATGATACATTCAGGCTCTTGTATTGCAGTGCTGTTAAAATGTTGATGCATTGGCCAGCCTTAGTAAGACCTCAAATTCACAATAGCCAGGAAATATTCCATAACTTGGGAACATATATTGTGCAGTAAGCAAGAAGTGCTGCGAATTAGTTTATGCTCTGTGTAAACATGCAAATGTTCTTCtttgaaaagctttttttaatcacagagaACAAAACATCAGATATGCCGAGCTTTGCAAGAACAGATTGGGCAATGATAGGTATGTGGACCGATCAACACAGACATTCAGCGGagctgcaaaaaataaacagaccCAGACTGATGAGATTGCCAAAGTGGATGTAGGTAAGGCAAAGTAATACTCTCTATGAAAAGTCTCTGATGATGACTGTAATCATTGGGAAAGATGGGCAAGccaatttctttgttttagtttaccCTAATCCCTTAacttttgatgtatttttctgATAGTAAAGCCTCATTAACAGATGAACATATTTAAGCCTGGCAGTTATTCACTCGCTAGGAGAAATTACTCCAAATTTAAAGACTAATCCTATTTCTCAGCCAAGTTTGTGAACAGTGTTATATAGCCAACTGAACAACTTTACAATGTGATGTTTAGTGAAAAGAAACACATGAATCTTTAGGTGACTTTCTCACGTCctctcaaaatattttagtacAAGTTTAGATGAGTTTAGTATTCCAAAGTTGAGTTATTTGTAATTCTTATCTGTCCACAGGTACGATCGCAACTGCCTGGGACATCTATGACTCTTcctgtgaaaaagaaaaaacacctgAGAAAACACCTGAAGCTGATGAGGCTGAGAGGAAAGATGAAAagagcagctgctgcagcacagTCATGACAGGTAACAGCACCTGGGTAAACATCTCTTTTTGGgcccacttttttatttttaaaatgcaggttTACATCATGTTGTGGTCATGTTATGTCAGTAAATGTGGAATTAGCCAACCCAGTCCTTTTGTTCATGGTCCTCCTATGTCTGAAAACATGATGGTCTGGTCAGATTCTTTGCTATTGTGACATCACTTTGAGTTATTAAAATAATACCTGCTCTTAGTCCAGTATCTCCACTCATTAATCTCTGGTTGATATTCTGCCCaaattagaatttaaaatcttaattcaAGTATCGGAAttatttaacacatttacaACATGTTGTTTAAACAAGTTATGCTCTAAATGGCACATAATCATATTTTTTCTTCAGGCAGTACCACTAGCTCACAATTCGAGAAGGAATCATGCAGGAGCAGTTTAGACCCAGACCTTGAGCTACAAAAGCTTGCACAATCAGAGCTGTTCCAAAACAACTTAATGGTGATGGAGAGGACTGTTATGATGAAAAAGTTCCTACCCAAACTGGCTGCTTATAGACAGATAACCTTACTAGAAGGTAAACTCTTATTTCTGTTTCCTAATAttctacattaaaaaatgttgattttttaaaaatgtatttttgaatacTTAAACAATAAAGCAATGTTGGTTTTGTAAGATCCTGACAGCCAGGTGGAGCCTGAGCCTGAAAAAGAGATGGATGAAAGAGAGAGCTCTTCATCTCCAACTCTGGAGCTTCTCTGGTCTTTCAGCTGTGAGCTCACTAGAGGGCGCAACATTACATGCATGGTCCTGAACAAGGAGAACCCGGTAAACCACACCAGAAACATACAGAGAAGGACAACAaaagcagctgctgcagcttcacACTAGTATCTTTGTTACTTTCTGCATTTGCATCCTTTCTtttagtaaaaagaaaaaataacatgtGTAGAGATGAGACAACACTCTGTAGTTGTACTATGATTTTGTACAGCACTTTCTCTAAAAAGCAAACGATTTCACCTTTTTATGGTTTCAGCACTgagctttatttaaaaagattatTCTTGGACTGTACTAGTAATATGTGTCATAAGCtctatatttttttcagttgtgcTCTGAACTCTTTCAGGATCTCCTGGCTGTGGGCTATGGAGACTGTCTGTCCTTTGAGCAGAAACCAGGTTTGATCTGCTGTTGGTCCATTAAAAACCCAATAGTAGGTTTATCTCTTGTTTAACCTCTATTTCCCTTTAGCTAACATCTAACAGTTTTCTATCTCAACCTACTAGTGCATCCAAAATTTAGTCATaaccatatttttaaaaaatgccttttcTAACATATCTCACTCACTGCTGTTGCCACGTATGCTTGGatgattttgtttcttttgggGCTGTTATTGCAAGTATATTTACTCCTTTGCAGTGGCCGGAGCGAATCTATCACTGTCAGAGTAGTGTGTTGTCCATGGATTTCTCAGCAAAGTTCTCCGCTCAGCTGGCTGTGGGGATGCGTGACGGCACTATGGCCATTTACAATGTCAGGAGTGGTGACCCCAATACGTATATCGCCAGCAGTAGGTGAGAACTGTGCACATGTGTGTGCTACACAAGAGCATTGAAATGTACTCTTttcatacataaaaatatattccTTTAACTTTGTGTATTGCAGTGGGTCTTCCGAGAGGCAGTACCACCCAGTGTGGCAGGTCAGATTTGTCAAACAAGAGCTGAGTCAGTTCGAGGAGGATGATGACGAAAATGTAATCTCTGTGTCTGAGGATGGCAGGGTTTCCGAGTGGTTTCTACGCAAAAATACTCTTGACTGCAGAGGTGTGTAGTCTATACTTAATGGCACAGGATCTtgaagaaattaaaagagaaaatgggGAGTGTAATAGTGGCATTGTTACCATAAGAGTTAGGAAGGTTTTGGCCACAACACTGAATATTGATTGAATTAATTTGAGTAGGGgcactctgctctgctccacCAACATCTTTTGCTTTCTGGCATTTTACATTGAGGACTCCGCTCAACAAAAATGTCACTCttaaaggtgtatttactaaacagtaaaccccGGTTTAGGTTTCATGGATAAATGCTAGATGATGAGAGGGAAtagctgttaaaagtggtctTTGTGGTTAGTACTGTGTCCAATACTAGGATGCTTTGTAAGTAGCTTACAGCACTAACCAGGAAGGCCTTGGCTCTTCTCTTTTTATGCAACACTGATCCACGGAATGAAAACtgtggtttactgtttagtgaAAATACATCTTAtaaagtgcagtttttattgagtttttaattcaaaacaagaagtaagcaaCAAACATGAATAAAGCTGTGTAGTACATCTGTTCTCAACTCACTCGAAATTGTCCAGGGGGGGTCACAATTTTTTCGGTGTCAGGTGACAATG
The sequence above is a segment of the Cheilinus undulatus linkage group 9, ASM1832078v1, whole genome shotgun sequence genome. Coding sequences within it:
- the dnai4 gene encoding dynein intermediate chain 4, axonemal, which translates into the protein MNSQAKKKKKGSMELDSSSRLLTNSVSGMHKVVMSSRHKWSLTSSYTRKGSILAGPRGSKLSVLDDGEEAPEPVKVLDDDGNDVTPQPLYQDNQGERIKQVKTFLDELCFSSFNLPTASPSSSMRASMTKESEDSVPEVPPLPPARLEKRGSDEEEVTEEMLDEMVDIYITETDTIVLLDIPPTYVSEDAEEAEAIKEQNIRYAELCKNRLGNDRYVDRSTQTFSGAAKNKQTQTDEIAKVDVGTIATAWDIYDSSCEKEKTPEKTPEADEAERKDEKSSCCSTVMTGSTTSSQFEKESCRSSLDPDLELQKLAQSELFQNNLMVMERTVMMKKFLPKLAAYRQITLLEDPDSQVEPEPEKEMDERESSSSPTLELLWSFSCELTRGRNITCMVLNKENPDLLAVGYGDCLSFEQKPGLICCWSIKNPIWPERIYHCQSSVLSMDFSAKFSAQLAVGMRDGTMAIYNVRSGDPNTYIASSSGSSERQYHPVWQVRFVKQELSQFEEDDDENVISVSEDGRVSEWFLRKNTLDCRDLKKSMSTDGLPTRSLSIDFHPTNSRIYLISTHGGNIHKCSVYDSQQTLATYKKHDFSVNHIEWSPFCPDVFLSCSSDWSIQLWRQDLSTPVLSFTSTLHPVDLVRWSPLWSTVFAAIKREKLEIWDLNSDLLNPTLVHEAAPGVMFTSLLFARKTNCIFIGDSDGQVSVYQMKNLHVGEGKQVDSLENIIHSVSGLH